A window of the Dyadobacter pollutisoli genome harbors these coding sequences:
- the nudK gene encoding GDP-mannose pyrophosphatase NudK, with protein MNSRISIINEEVLSDNWYTLRKYTFDFQRHDGNWERQSREAYDRGNGATILLYNTDKQTVILTRQFRLPTYTNGNQTGMLIEACAGLLDRDNAEDCIKREAEEETGYKLRSVRKIFEAYMSPGSVTEILYFFVAEYADNMKVSDGGGCETEQENIEVMEIPFANAIQMVASGEIRDAKTIMLIQYAQLNGLLNSI; from the coding sequence ATGAATAGTCGGATTAGCATTATCAATGAGGAAGTCCTGTCTGATAACTGGTATACTTTACGCAAGTATACCTTTGACTTTCAACGTCATGACGGGAACTGGGAACGCCAGAGCCGAGAGGCCTATGACAGAGGCAACGGAGCCACCATTCTACTATACAACACTGATAAACAGACAGTTATTCTGACAAGGCAATTCCGGCTGCCGACTTATACCAATGGTAATCAGACGGGAATGCTGATCGAAGCGTGCGCCGGCCTGCTTGATAGGGACAATGCCGAAGATTGCATTAAAAGAGAAGCCGAAGAAGAGACGGGCTATAAACTTCGTTCGGTCAGAAAAATATTTGAGGCCTATATGTCTCCTGGTTCCGTTACGGAAATACTGTACTTTTTTGTCGCTGAGTACGCTGACAACATGAAGGTAAGTGATGGCGGCGGATGTGAAACGGAGCAAGAAAATATTGAAGTAATGGAGATTCCGTTCGCAAATGCTATTCAAATGGTGGCAAGCGGAGAAATCAGGGACGCGAAAACAATCATGCTGATCCAGTATGCTCAGTTGAATGGTTTACTGAATAGCATTTGA
- the ggt gene encoding gamma-glutamyltransferase, translating into MNLRSALLFTVSILPGLALAQNPVKESTGFYQFLSDDPNQKPFYSDRPGVIAKNGIVASAHPEASKVGIEILKAGGNAVDAAVAVQFALAVVHPSAGNIGGGGFLVFRDKGGKSYSIDFREKAPAKGHADMYLDKDGNIIPKSSTLGRLASGVPGSVAGMAEAHAKYGKLPWKQVLQPAVDLAMKGVIQTEREARGLNAVQKDVQQLNPGTKYFLNPSGKEWAAGDLLVQTDLGKVLKRIQKKGRDGFYTGKTAKRLVKDINKNNEGIISRKDLADYHAQWRETISEPYKEYKVITMAPPSSGGIALIQLMRLTEQHPLRKWGWHSDSTIQVMIEAERRVYADRAKFLGDPDFVKVPARELMSKDYLKQRWSDFNWNKATDSKNVSGGTLPGYESLETTHFSIVDKEGNAVSVTTTLNGSYGSRVVIKGGGFLMNNEMDDFSVKAGAPNMYGLIGNKANAIAPGKRMLSSMTPTIIEKDGKLLMVVGTPGGSTIITSVYQTILNVLEHGMTMQQSVNALKFHHQWLPDKTTFEANAFSEGTIKKLQEKGYILEQQRNTIGRMDCILVLPDGSLEGGSDPRGDDTSAGY; encoded by the coding sequence ATGAATTTACGCTCCGCACTGCTGTTTACAGTCAGCATTTTACCCGGGCTCGCACTGGCGCAAAACCCGGTAAAGGAATCCACCGGCTTCTACCAGTTTCTCTCCGACGACCCCAATCAGAAGCCATTTTATAGCGACAGGCCCGGTGTCATTGCCAAAAATGGCATTGTAGCATCTGCTCATCCGGAGGCATCGAAAGTAGGTATCGAGATTTTGAAAGCGGGAGGAAATGCTGTGGATGCGGCAGTGGCGGTACAGTTTGCATTGGCAGTGGTCCATCCTTCCGCAGGAAATATCGGTGGTGGCGGTTTCCTGGTTTTCCGGGACAAAGGAGGAAAAAGTTACAGCATTGATTTTCGTGAAAAAGCCCCCGCGAAAGGGCACGCGGATATGTATCTGGACAAAGACGGAAACATAATCCCTAAATCCAGTACGCTGGGCAGGCTGGCTTCGGGGGTACCGGGGTCAGTGGCTGGAATGGCTGAGGCGCATGCCAAATATGGCAAACTGCCTTGGAAACAAGTTTTACAACCTGCTGTCGATCTGGCAATGAAAGGAGTGATCCAGACGGAGCGGGAAGCGAGGGGATTGAATGCAGTTCAAAAGGATGTTCAGCAGCTTAATCCCGGTACCAAATATTTTCTGAATCCATCAGGAAAAGAATGGGCGGCCGGGGATTTGCTCGTGCAAACAGACCTGGGCAAGGTTTTGAAAAGAATCCAGAAAAAAGGGCGTGACGGTTTTTATACTGGTAAAACTGCGAAACGCCTTGTAAAAGACATTAATAAAAACAATGAGGGAATTATCAGCAGGAAGGACCTGGCCGACTACCATGCACAATGGCGGGAAACCATTTCCGAGCCCTATAAAGAATATAAAGTGATCACAATGGCGCCTCCTTCGAGCGGTGGCATCGCATTGATCCAGCTGATGCGACTTACCGAGCAACATCCTCTTCGCAAATGGGGCTGGCACAGCGACTCTACCATTCAGGTCATGATCGAGGCGGAACGACGTGTGTATGCGGACCGTGCGAAGTTCCTCGGCGACCCTGATTTTGTGAAAGTCCCCGCCCGGGAACTCATGAGCAAGGATTATCTCAAACAACGTTGGAGTGATTTTAATTGGAATAAAGCAACCGACAGCAAAAATGTCAGCGGCGGGACATTACCCGGTTATGAAAGTCTGGAAACAACACATTTCTCGATTGTGGACAAGGAAGGAAATGCCGTATCGGTAACCACTACATTAAATGGGAGCTACGGAAGCCGCGTTGTCATCAAAGGCGGAGGCTTTTTAATGAACAATGAAATGGACGATTTCAGTGTAAAAGCCGGTGCTCCCAATATGTATGGACTGATCGGAAATAAGGCGAACGCGATCGCGCCGGGCAAAAGAATGTTGTCGTCCATGACACCCACGATTATTGAAAAAGACGGAAAACTGCTGATGGTAGTGGGTACGCCCGGTGGCTCCACCATTATCACGTCGGTGTACCAGACAATCCTTAATGTGCTTGAACATGGCATGACGATGCAGCAATCGGTGAATGCATTGAAATTTCACCATCAATGGCTGCCCGACAAAACCACTTTCGAAGCCAATGCATTCTCAGAAGGCACGATCAAAAAGTTACAGGAGAAAGGGTACATCCTCGAACAACAGCGTAACACAATCGGCAGAATGGATTGCATATTGGTACTGCCTGATGGATCTCTTGAAGGAGGCTCCGACCCAAGGGGTGACGATACAAGTGCAGGTTATTAG
- a CDS encoding YtxH domain-containing protein produces the protein MSVNAKHLATFILGAAAGVAAHKYLQSEEGEKLLEDLKTKANNLKSEAEGTIDKVPEYFEELKAKGADTLKSNFPDAEAFFKDLYEKFVGGKGTAAEGTEVTPNPDPIS, from the coding sequence ATGAGCGTAAACGCAAAACACCTGGCCACATTTATTCTTGGTGCAGCCGCAGGAGTGGCAGCACATAAATACCTTCAAAGTGAAGAAGGCGAGAAGCTTTTGGAAGATCTGAAAACGAAAGCCAATAACCTGAAATCAGAAGCAGAGGGAACTATTGATAAGGTACCGGAATATTTCGAAGAGCTTAAAGCAAAAGGTGCCGACACGTTGAAAAGCAATTTTCCGGATGCAGAGGCATTCTTTAAAGACTTATATGAAAAATTCGTGGGAGGGAAAGGCACAGCCGCCGAAGGTACCGAGGTAACCCCAAATCCGGATCCAATATCATAA
- a CDS encoding glycosyltransferase family 2 protein, producing the protein MQTPVISIITATYNRSNILTYSIQSVLDQTFADWELIVVGDCCTDDTETVVAGFNDPRITFVNLKENFGEQSEPNNAGLRLAKGNYIAFLNHDDLWFPDHLEFSLNFLKANNADLVLAAGFIDHHKEKHLFILSGVISEKYGYHPSQIFVPASNWLLRSELVQEIGFWRPGKELYLVPSHDWLKRVYEAGKRILPTKHFTVIAIPSSSRKNAYSERHFDDNSYYFEQLKNNPFFREQLATKTLYKCFEQLYYDENTYYWRFFTKKIQALFIKFGFNTIEFNIRRNFGKGGVLLNYRKRRGLN; encoded by the coding sequence ATGCAAACCCCCGTTATCTCTATCATTACCGCGACATACAATCGCAGTAACATTCTGACATACTCCATTCAGTCTGTTCTGGATCAAACGTTTGCCGATTGGGAGCTGATCGTGGTGGGAGACTGCTGCACTGATGATACCGAAACTGTTGTGGCGGGTTTTAATGATCCCAGGATAACTTTCGTCAATTTAAAGGAAAACTTCGGAGAACAGTCTGAACCCAATAATGCAGGTTTGAGGCTAGCCAAAGGGAATTACATTGCATTCCTGAACCATGACGATCTTTGGTTTCCTGATCATCTCGAATTTTCCCTCAACTTCTTAAAAGCCAACAATGCAGATCTTGTACTAGCCGCCGGGTTTATTGACCATCACAAAGAAAAACATCTCTTTATCCTCAGCGGGGTTATTTCTGAAAAATACGGCTATCACCCTTCACAGATCTTCGTACCGGCGTCGAATTGGTTGCTCCGTAGCGAATTAGTCCAAGAAATTGGCTTCTGGCGACCGGGTAAAGAACTCTATCTGGTTCCTTCACACGATTGGCTCAAACGGGTTTATGAAGCGGGCAAGCGCATTTTGCCTACGAAGCATTTCACCGTGATTGCCATTCCATCGAGCTCGCGCAAAAATGCGTACAGCGAGAGACATTTCGACGATAACAGCTATTATTTTGAGCAACTAAAAAACAACCCGTTTTTCCGGGAGCAACTGGCTACCAAGACGTTATATAAATGTTTTGAACAACTTTATTACGATGAGAACACTTACTACTGGCGGTTTTTTACAAAAAAAATCCAGGCATTGTTTATAAAATTTGGCTTCAACACCATTGAATTTAATATCAGAAGGAATTTTGGAAAAGGCGGCGTCCTACTCAACTATCGTAAAAGAAGAGGATTGAATTAA
- a CDS encoding ABC transporter permease, which yields MKFLRQVLESFRFAWQALKSNITRTILSLLGVTVGIFAIVAVFTIVDSLERSIRESLSFIGDKVIYVQKWPWGFGGEYEWWKYFQWPEPTYAEYKYLYENLESASAVAIMDFKGGTVLKNGSNSINALIQGVSYEYNLISEIPIQTGRYFIPLETNNARNVAVVGADIAAALFPGQEPVGKTFKLAGNKFTIVGVQVKKGESLVDFGGSPDKKCIIPFSAFSKMFQSGRRNADIVVKGFPEDEGMKEVEAEITGLMRTKRGIKPREGANFSLNRPEAAADAISGLFAVLTIAGWVIGSFSILVGGFGIANIMFVSVKERTNLIGIQKSLGAKNYSILFQFLFEAIMLSLVGGGVGIFLVYLLSFVKMGSLEILLTPANILLGLGVSSIIGVLSGIIPAMLAARMDPVIAIRAK from the coding sequence ATGAAATTTTTACGTCAAGTATTAGAAAGTTTCAGGTTTGCCTGGCAAGCTTTGAAATCCAACATTACCCGCACCATTCTTTCGCTGCTCGGCGTGACGGTGGGGATCTTCGCGATCGTAGCGGTTTTTACCATTGTCGATTCGCTCGAACGCAGTATCCGGGAGAGTTTGAGTTTTATTGGCGACAAAGTCATTTATGTTCAAAAGTGGCCCTGGGGCTTCGGTGGCGAATATGAATGGTGGAAATATTTCCAGTGGCCTGAGCCTACTTACGCCGAATATAAATACCTGTACGAAAACCTCGAAAGCGCCAGTGCGGTGGCCATCATGGATTTTAAAGGAGGTACCGTGCTCAAAAATGGCTCAAACAGCATCAATGCGCTGATTCAGGGCGTTTCTTACGAATATAATCTCATATCAGAAATTCCAATCCAAACCGGGCGGTACTTCATCCCACTCGAAACCAATAATGCCCGGAATGTTGCCGTAGTCGGGGCCGACATTGCAGCTGCATTGTTTCCGGGCCAGGAACCGGTTGGAAAAACATTCAAGCTCGCAGGAAATAAATTTACGATTGTTGGCGTGCAGGTGAAAAAAGGGGAGAGCCTTGTCGACTTTGGTGGAAGTCCCGACAAGAAATGCATCATCCCTTTTTCCGCATTCTCCAAAATGTTCCAGTCAGGCCGAAGGAATGCGGATATTGTGGTAAAAGGCTTCCCGGAAGACGAAGGAATGAAGGAAGTTGAGGCGGAAATCACAGGTCTGATGCGGACCAAACGGGGTATTAAGCCGCGGGAGGGCGCCAACTTTTCTTTGAACCGGCCCGAGGCCGCAGCGGATGCCATTTCAGGGCTTTTTGCCGTGCTTACCATTGCCGGCTGGGTGATCGGCAGCTTTTCAATTCTGGTCGGAGGCTTTGGAATCGCCAATATCATGTTTGTTTCGGTCAAAGAACGGACTAACCTGATCGGTATTCAGAAATCCCTGGGCGCGAAAAATTACTCAATATTGTTCCAGTTCCTGTTTGAAGCGATCATGCTGAGCCTGGTAGGCGGGGGCGTCGGGATTTTCCTGGTATACTTGTTGTCTTTTGTAAAAATGGGTTCATTGGAAATTCTGCTGACACCGGCTAACATACTGCTGGGGCTGGGGGTTTCCAGTATCATTGGCGTTCTCTCAGGAATTATCCCGGCAATGCTGGCTGCGCGAATGGATCCGGTGATAGCGATCCGTGCGAAATAA
- a CDS encoding cupin domain-containing protein — MKPANYWIEKYQLLPHPEGGFYAETYRSKEVIAQQALPERFTGDRSFSTGIYFLLEAHNFSAFHRIQSDEMWHFYAGSALDIFVIDPETRALEVIKLGNDPEKGETFQAIVPAGTWFGSRPAKGSGYSLVGCTVAPGFDFQDFEMADRVTLKSQFPEFETTIQELTRL; from the coding sequence ATGAAGCCAGCCAATTATTGGATTGAAAAGTATCAATTACTACCTCATCCCGAAGGAGGATTCTACGCAGAGACTTACCGTTCAAAGGAGGTAATAGCTCAGCAAGCATTGCCCGAGCGGTTTACAGGCGATCGCTCGTTTTCTACGGGCATTTATTTTTTGCTGGAAGCCCACAACTTTTCAGCGTTCCACCGGATTCAGTCAGATGAAATGTGGCATTTTTATGCGGGGTCAGCGCTGGATATTTTCGTGATCGATCCTGAAACCAGAGCGTTGGAAGTGATTAAACTCGGTAATGATCCTGAGAAAGGGGAGACGTTTCAGGCAATAGTACCAGCCGGAACATGGTTTGGTTCACGACCTGCAAAAGGAAGCGGCTATTCGCTGGTAGGCTGCACAGTAGCCCCGGGTTTTGACTTTCAGGATTTTGAAATGGCAGATAGGGTAACATTAAAAAGCCAGTTCCCGGAGTTTGAAACGACTATCCAGGAACTGACCAGACTATAA
- a CDS encoding translation initiation factor yields MSKKNRSGVIYSTNPDFEYNDSEDEPETLSPAQQDLRIWLDRKGGGKVITVIKGFIGSQADLEALGKQLKALCGSGGTVKDQEVQIQGDHRDKVINWLSSKNYKAKKAGG; encoded by the coding sequence ATGTCCAAAAAGAACCGCTCAGGGGTAATTTATTCCACCAACCCTGATTTTGAATATAATGATTCGGAAGACGAACCAGAAACTTTATCTCCGGCACAGCAAGACCTGCGGATATGGCTCGACCGCAAAGGCGGTGGGAAGGTCATTACTGTTATCAAAGGTTTTATAGGCAGCCAGGCTGACCTGGAAGCTTTGGGAAAACAGTTAAAAGCACTTTGCGGAAGTGGAGGAACAGTGAAAGATCAGGAAGTACAGATCCAGGGAGATCACCGCGATAAGGTGATCAACTGGCTTTCGTCAAAAAACTATAAAGCAAAAAAAGCCGGAGGATAA
- a CDS encoding diacylglycerol/lipid kinase family protein codes for MNQPYLFILNPNSGTSIGKRTEVLQNTINAFAKKYQSTAKILFTEERAHATELVKENLQTEDWKAIVAVGGDGTVNEVAQPLVGLQMPIGIVPLGSGNGLARHLGLPLTLEAALKRLFEGKAITIDSAQVNDIPFFCTAGMGFDAYVGHLFSQQQERGLSTYINVSFRSYWSYKPQTFRLNGVDTHAFSLSFANAGQFGNNAWVAPQANLQDGMLDVCTIKPFPKWYGTSLAYQLFTKQLKPSRFIDYQNLREAVVETDVPPMIHYDGEPFQMNTTRIEVKINPASLRVIV; via the coding sequence GTGAATCAACCCTACTTGTTTATATTAAATCCCAACTCGGGTACTTCGATCGGCAAAAGGACAGAGGTATTGCAAAACACGATCAATGCCTTTGCTAAAAAATACCAAAGCACCGCGAAGATCCTTTTTACAGAAGAAAGAGCCCATGCTACGGAATTGGTTAAAGAAAATCTACAAACCGAAGACTGGAAAGCGATCGTAGCGGTAGGTGGCGATGGTACTGTGAATGAAGTAGCACAGCCACTGGTGGGTTTACAAATGCCTATCGGGATCGTACCACTCGGATCGGGTAACGGGCTGGCACGTCACCTGGGCCTTCCCCTCACATTGGAAGCCGCATTGAAACGGTTGTTCGAGGGTAAAGCCATCACGATCGACAGTGCGCAGGTCAATGATATTCCATTTTTTTGCACTGCGGGTATGGGGTTTGATGCTTATGTGGGCCATTTGTTCAGCCAGCAGCAAGAACGGGGACTGTCAACTTATATCAATGTGTCATTTCGCTCATATTGGAGCTATAAGCCGCAGACGTTCCGCCTCAATGGTGTAGATACACATGCTTTTTCGCTTTCTTTTGCCAATGCAGGCCAGTTTGGCAACAATGCGTGGGTTGCGCCACAGGCCAACTTGCAAGACGGAATGCTGGATGTGTGCACGATAAAGCCATTTCCTAAATGGTATGGTACATCGCTGGCGTATCAGCTTTTCACCAAACAACTCAAACCGTCGCGTTTTATCGATTATCAAAATCTGCGGGAAGCCGTGGTTGAAACTGACGTTCCGCCTATGATCCATTACGATGGGGAGCCTTTTCAGATGAATACGACCCGGATCGAGGTCAAAATCAATCCTGCGAGTTTACGTGTGATCGTTTAA
- a CDS encoding YybH family protein, whose amino-acid sequence MRNWLFAIFLIAITGMAQAQTDKDKKEILATLNRQASDWNQGNIKSFMNGYWESDSLMFVGKTGVTYGYDATYQGYLKRYPDLATMGKLKFTYINFSFPGPGVAFLVGKFHLTRPEKGDLEGHYTLLWKKIKGKWVIICDHTSG is encoded by the coding sequence ATGAGAAACTGGCTTTTCGCGATCTTTCTGATAGCAATCACCGGCATGGCCCAGGCGCAGACGGATAAAGACAAGAAGGAAATTCTGGCAACATTGAACCGGCAGGCCTCGGATTGGAACCAAGGCAACATTAAATCTTTCATGAATGGTTACTGGGAGTCCGACTCATTGATGTTTGTCGGTAAAACCGGGGTTACCTACGGCTATGATGCGACTTACCAGGGTTATCTCAAACGTTACCCTGATCTTGCCACCATGGGAAAGCTAAAATTTACCTATATTAATTTCTCATTTCCTGGGCCGGGCGTCGCTTTTTTGGTCGGGAAATTCCATTTGACGAGACCTGAAAAAGGAGATCTGGAAGGACATTATACATTGCTCTGGAAGAAAATAAAAGGCAAATGGGTCATTATTTGTGACCATACCAGTGGTTAA
- a CDS encoding lipocalin-like domain-containing protein, with protein sequence MKITYALSKLTFLAFLLMAVAIVACKDDKDPDPQPVDTNPIVGTWQVTAITPETPGTTIPALQFITTLAPCIYELKLTFNANNSITTADCPAAVTAMGAYVPVGSDAKWKVVGDKLTLATAATSQEFKITQTATNLTVVVNTQTDATKPAVNALLQFKKV encoded by the coding sequence ATGAAAATCACCTATGCCCTTAGCAAGCTCACATTTCTTGCATTCCTGTTGATGGCAGTAGCCATTGTGGCCTGTAAAGATGACAAAGATCCTGATCCGCAACCTGTGGATACCAATCCAATTGTAGGCACATGGCAGGTAACAGCCATCACACCTGAAACTCCCGGGACAACGATTCCAGCATTGCAGTTTATCACCACGTTGGCACCTTGCATTTATGAATTGAAACTTACATTTAATGCAAACAACAGCATTACAACTGCCGATTGCCCGGCCGCGGTCACCGCTATGGGTGCATATGTTCCGGTGGGAAGTGATGCGAAATGGAAAGTAGTTGGCGACAAGTTGACGCTAGCGACAGCTGCCACCAGCCAGGAATTCAAGATCACACAAACTGCCACTAACCTGACGGTTGTTGTGAATACCCAGACAGATGCTACCAAGCCAGCTGTAAACGCCCTTTTGCAATTCAAAAAAGTTTAA
- a CDS encoding SIMPL domain-containing protein, translated as MKKFVLLSSLLVASILSPAFSQVRFEQQIQVPTIEVAGFAEMEIVPDEIYFNISLREYFEDEKNQKDKVIISTLEKQLIKAIADAGLPKESLSVSGVGGYQNYTDKKKKPATFLESKQYELKVSSAEKLDGILSKVESRGIQYANVSRVDHSKREELKKQVKIDALKAAKEKATYLVASLDEKLGKVLEIKELDENLQFPQPVFAKNVRAFAQAESADMAADSDVQYQKIKISYRMQAAFEIK; from the coding sequence ATGAAAAAATTTGTTTTGCTCAGTTCCCTGCTTGTTGCTTCTATTTTATCGCCTGCATTTTCTCAGGTACGTTTCGAACAGCAAATTCAGGTACCAACCATTGAAGTCGCAGGATTTGCCGAAATGGAGATTGTTCCCGATGAGATCTATTTTAATATTTCACTCCGCGAATATTTTGAAGACGAGAAAAATCAGAAGGATAAAGTCATTATCAGTACCCTCGAGAAGCAGTTGATCAAAGCGATTGCGGATGCCGGGTTGCCGAAAGAATCGTTGTCCGTAAGTGGGGTGGGCGGTTATCAGAATTATACCGACAAGAAGAAGAAACCTGCCACATTCCTTGAAAGCAAACAGTACGAGCTGAAAGTGAGCAGTGCGGAGAAGCTGGACGGAATTTTATCCAAAGTTGAAAGCCGTGGCATTCAGTATGCCAATGTGTCACGGGTTGACCATTCGAAAAGAGAGGAGCTTAAAAAGCAGGTAAAAATAGATGCATTAAAAGCGGCAAAGGAGAAAGCGACTTATCTGGTGGCTTCTTTGGATGAGAAGCTTGGGAAGGTGCTTGAAATAAAAGAACTGGACGAAAACCTGCAATTTCCGCAGCCCGTTTTTGCGAAAAATGTGAGAGCCTTTGCTCAGGCAGAGTCAGCTGATATGGCTGCTGACAGCGATGTTCAGTATCAGAAAATCAAAATAAGTTACCGCATGCAGGCTGCTTTTGAGATAAAATAA
- a CDS encoding zinc-dependent metalloprotease family protein has translation MQKLLTSFDTTIFVFTLLLSISATRSHAQTGQFIQIVPSGNVPESTEMNAYKLRLRKNPNLSQYHFIKLNPLASSQKDGMLALDIPGKQTPIIAEASHVEYESETDYEWIGKTDEDRGTVIVLSKAGRICAHISTPEGVYEIFPAPGGIYCLQEIDMATAGDVGCVTSDDMRSGGRLGASDLQPEPKIDSNAKMQPCQPLVFPRVLVLYTPNALVVAGNVQAITDRANLSIAQFNSCIYNSNITSAAVIQLAGISPINFPESSSANVDVKKLVGNAFAKSLRDQFQADLVVIFTGQGYSDGDTRGASASVSVTADSMYSVVEYWCATSVKTFAHEVGHLFGSRHDNIPGNPAHAQGYNIKTLGITIDRTIMVGKSISETQAANRLLNFSNPNIQVGGKATGTNNENNALRVGQSCSIVGAFRPDPSPPFVAYLDGPTYVTTQGGKNYELNYSCGSAPYSFSWQYSYDGVNYTLSNTTTDVFTWYFYQNQKIYLKGTVIANGQSSTAYISVTAQMPSPYKVTSSQNDPVHDQTAEMLVSPNPVEDQVKVSFFLPSDAPVKLDVLNFSGQVISILEDRPNIPKGRYSITWNSGEVSPGTYLLRLNVNGDTQIRRVVVAK, from the coding sequence ATGCAGAAATTACTTACCTCTTTTGACACGACAATCTTTGTTTTTACTCTTCTGCTCTCCATAAGTGCCACGCGCTCCCATGCGCAGACGGGCCAATTCATACAGATCGTGCCCTCAGGCAACGTTCCGGAAAGTACCGAAATGAATGCTTACAAACTCAGGCTCCGCAAAAACCCGAACCTTAGCCAATATCATTTCATCAAGCTCAATCCATTGGCGAGTTCGCAAAAAGACGGCATGCTTGCATTGGACATTCCCGGCAAACAAACCCCAATCATTGCAGAAGCCAGCCACGTTGAATACGAATCCGAAACCGACTACGAATGGATAGGCAAAACGGATGAGGACCGCGGAACGGTCATCGTCCTGTCGAAAGCAGGCAGGATTTGCGCCCACATCTCCACGCCCGAAGGTGTGTACGAAATCTTTCCCGCGCCGGGAGGTATATATTGCCTGCAGGAAATAGATATGGCGACTGCCGGCGATGTGGGTTGTGTGACTAGCGACGACATGAGGAGTGGAGGTAGATTAGGAGCCTCCGACTTACAGCCTGAGCCAAAGATTGACTCAAATGCAAAAATGCAGCCATGCCAGCCGCTGGTGTTTCCGCGGGTGCTGGTGCTTTACACGCCGAATGCGTTGGTCGTTGCGGGAAATGTGCAAGCCATCACAGACCGTGCGAATTTATCAATAGCTCAGTTTAACTCCTGTATTTATAATAGCAATATCACGAGTGCCGCCGTTATTCAGCTCGCCGGAATCTCTCCAATTAATTTCCCAGAATCATCCTCTGCTAATGTTGATGTAAAGAAACTCGTGGGAAATGCCTTTGCAAAAAGCCTCCGAGATCAATTCCAAGCAGATTTGGTAGTAATCTTCACTGGTCAGGGGTACAGTGATGGGGATACCCGAGGAGCATCCGCTTCAGTCTCGGTAACTGCCGATTCCATGTATTCTGTTGTTGAATATTGGTGCGCCACTTCGGTAAAAACATTTGCACATGAAGTTGGACATTTGTTTGGCAGTAGGCACGATAATATTCCTGGCAATCCTGCACATGCGCAGGGATATAATATAAAAACATTAGGTATTACGATTGATAGAACCATAATGGTTGGCAAAAGCATATCAGAAACTCAGGCAGCAAACCGGTTGCTTAACTTCTCCAATCCGAATATTCAAGTAGGAGGTAAAGCCACTGGCACAAACAATGAGAACAATGCCCTTCGGGTTGGTCAATCATGCTCGATTGTCGGTGCATTCAGGCCTGACCCCAGTCCTCCATTTGTTGCCTATCTGGACGGACCAACATACGTCACCACCCAGGGTGGGAAAAACTACGAATTAAATTATAGCTGTGGATCAGCTCCTTATAGCTTCTCCTGGCAATACAGCTATGACGGGGTGAATTATACATTATCCAATACAACCACTGATGTATTCACCTGGTATTTTTATCAAAATCAAAAAATTTACCTGAAGGGTACCGTTATCGCAAATGGCCAATCATCGACGGCTTATATCTCTGTAACCGCTCAGATGCCAAGCCCATATAAGGTGACATCCTCACAAAATGATCCCGTTCATGACCAAACAGCAGAAATGTTGGTCTCCCCTAACCCCGTTGAGGATCAAGTCAAGGTGTCTTTCTTTCTTCCGTCGGATGCGCCTGTCAAACTTGATGTTTTAAATTTCTCAGGACAGGTTATTTCAATTCTTGAAGACCGCCCGAACATACCCAAGGGAAGATATTCAATCACATGGAACAGCGGCGAAGTCTCACCAGGAACCTACCTGCTCAGATTGAATGTCAACGGAGATACCCAGATACGACGAGTAGTTGTAGCAAAATAG
- a CDS encoding MarR family winged helix-turn-helix transcriptional regulator, whose amino-acid sequence MTHHSDQRAYFFKIDTTIKKIRNALQKQLTEAGFDLTVDQWVLIDHIFRKQGISQNELAEMTFKDPPTVTRIIDLLEKKGLVERGPAAGDRRKFNLFLTKNGEQTYNQAFPIVADIRRKGWGSLSDSDYQHFVRIMDSIYQNFT is encoded by the coding sequence ATGACACATCACTCGGATCAGCGTGCCTATTTTTTTAAAATAGACACGACCATCAAGAAGATTCGTAATGCTTTGCAAAAGCAACTAACGGAAGCAGGTTTTGATCTGACGGTTGACCAATGGGTTCTCATCGATCATATTTTTCGCAAACAGGGTATTAGCCAGAATGAGTTGGCGGAAATGACTTTTAAAGATCCTCCAACCGTGACGAGAATCATTGATCTGTTGGAAAAGAAAGGGTTAGTTGAACGTGGGCCCGCGGCTGGTGATCGCAGAAAATTCAACTTGTTTCTCACTAAAAATGGAGAACAGACATATAATCAGGCTTTTCCGATTGTGGCAGACATTCGAAGGAAAGGGTGGGGCAGCCTGAGCGATTCCGACTATCAGCATTTCGTAAGAATTATGGACTCTATTTACCAGAATTTCACCTGA